From the Brevibacillus choshinensis genome, one window contains:
- a CDS encoding glycosyltransferase family 2 protein: MRDFLLYYGIFAVYYVIAINSLYFIIMMFSFKSIVGILKSSIYSRFQALSGSEQVPPISILVPAYNEELTIIENVRSLLSLNYPRYEVIVINDGSKDDTLQVLTREFKLEASANMPVQPLLQTSNIRGIYHNPAFPNLYLIDKENGGKADSLNAGINVAHYPLIASIDADSLLEKDALIRIAKVYMENPDETVAIGGDIRIANGCKIEDGVVSDIRLPDKFLPMMQSVEYLKAFLGGRIGWSAINGLIIVSGAFGVFRKDYVIKVGGYREGYPGEDMNIIIKLHKYMLENKLPYRVAFCPDAVCWTQAPDSFRILGSQRRRWGRGNLKNMIEYGKNMVLRPKYKLFGMLTLPFNILFETLNPYFRITGLLALIGYTLMDMTNANVLLLYGLLNIIYGILLGVGALLLEEIAFRRYPRIRDIVKMLFYTILMFFGYRQVGVIWRFLGHIEYLSNNNSWGTMTRKSWQAEGNKNISSLEARG, translated from the coding sequence ATGCGTGATTTTCTGCTCTACTACGGAATATTCGCCGTCTACTATGTGATTGCGATTAATTCGTTGTATTTCATCATCATGATGTTCTCTTTCAAGAGCATCGTCGGGATATTAAAAAGCTCCATCTACTCCAGGTTTCAGGCGTTGTCAGGCTCGGAACAAGTCCCGCCGATATCGATTCTGGTACCGGCTTACAATGAAGAACTGACGATTATCGAGAATGTGCGATCACTACTCTCACTCAACTATCCGCGCTATGAAGTGATCGTGATTAATGACGGATCCAAAGACGATACCCTGCAAGTACTGACTCGTGAGTTCAAGCTCGAAGCATCAGCGAACATGCCTGTTCAGCCGCTCTTGCAGACGTCGAACATCCGGGGAATCTACCACAATCCGGCTTTCCCGAATCTTTATTTGATCGACAAAGAAAATGGTGGAAAGGCGGACTCACTGAACGCAGGGATCAACGTTGCGCACTATCCGTTGATCGCTTCGATCGACGCCGATTCGCTGCTAGAAAAAGATGCGCTGATTCGTATCGCCAAAGTCTATATGGAAAATCCGGATGAGACAGTAGCGATTGGCGGCGACATTCGGATCGCAAACGGCTGCAAGATTGAAGACGGGGTCGTCAGCGACATTCGTCTGCCGGACAAGTTTTTACCGATGATGCAATCGGTGGAATACCTCAAGGCTTTTCTCGGGGGAAGGATCGGCTGGAGTGCCATCAACGGTTTGATCATCGTGTCTGGTGCCTTTGGAGTCTTCCGCAAAGACTATGTGATCAAAGTCGGCGGCTATCGTGAAGGTTATCCGGGTGAAGACATGAACATCATCATCAAGCTGCACAAATACATGCTGGAAAACAAACTCCCTTATCGCGTCGCCTTTTGCCCGGATGCGGTTTGTTGGACACAAGCGCCGGACTCGTTCCGCATCTTGGGTAGCCAACGACGCAGATGGGGGCGCGGTAATTTAAAAAACATGATCGAGTACGGAAAGAACATGGTACTGCGACCGAAATACAAGTTATTCGGGATGCTTACTTTGCCTTTCAATATCTTGTTCGAGACACTTAATCCGTACTTCCGGATCACAGGGCTGCTTGCACTGATCGGGTACACGCTCATGGACATGACCAATGCAAATGTCCTGTTGCTGTACGGACTGCTCAATATCATCTACGGCATACTGTTGGGAGTCGGTGCTCTGCTGCTGGAGGAAATCGCGTTTCGTCGCTATCCGCGTATCCGGGATATCGTCAAAATGCTTTTCTATACAATCTTGATGTTCTTTGGCTATCGTCAGGTCGGCGTCATCTGGAGATTCCTCGGACACATCGAATATTTGAGCAATAACAATTCGTGGGGAACGATGACACGCAAGAGCTGGCAAGCTGAGGGCAACAAAAACATTTCGAGTTTGGAGGCAAGAGGATGA
- a CDS encoding glutaredoxin family protein → MAQAIVYSSTNCAFCKQLKTYLTEQNISFEERNIDENDAYGEELSRLGMMSVPLTLIGDKQILGFNPNRIKKALAALEETAQ, encoded by the coding sequence ATGGCACAAGCAATTGTATACTCCAGCACAAACTGCGCATTCTGCAAGCAATTGAAAACATACCTGACTGAACAAAACATCTCTTTCGAAGAGCGCAATATTGATGAAAACGATGCATATGGGGAAGAGCTGAGCCGTCTGGGCATGATGTCCGTTCCTCTGACCCTCATTGGGGACAAGCAGATCCTGGGCTTCAATCCAAACCGCATCAAAAAGGCTCTCGCAGCTTTGGAAGAAACCGCTCAGTAA
- a CDS encoding HEAT repeat domain-containing protein: MQTPLETAYVFLYVLSGVTVLGLLVLFGLKLRNIAAEKRTKLCLEKYQDYFVYLQAHGEEEERLRTPYGEVTLQEKKIIQKKLFELMERFTGVHRQKLAWLCEDLGLVDLDLKRLGGSWKWTRVDAAYNLGVMRSQRAVPGLLQLLEKLDYDPSLFIVARAVAKCARNGNDLDEMVRQLVKHRKNFHPLIVDILSESEVDTGPLYVAFLQEADTDLVEIGLIGLSVNNQSNLEPYLHKLVHAKEKEVRIKAVKLMCKDSRLLTDKRVREFFAHQDWEIRAAVAKSIGTLGLAVHIPLLKKAVVDSNWWVCHHSARSLAQLNIEGFQALCEILQEGRFGNHVQLAHQVVQEELAKGKQKLDDQEKQLQYNQKLHLYQSSRRKTISTA, encoded by the coding sequence GTGCAAACACCATTGGAGACGGCATACGTTTTTCTGTACGTGTTAAGCGGTGTGACCGTACTCGGTCTTTTGGTCCTGTTCGGGCTGAAGCTGCGAAATATTGCTGCTGAAAAACGAACCAAGCTGTGCTTGGAGAAATACCAGGATTACTTTGTGTACCTGCAGGCTCATGGGGAAGAGGAAGAGCGGTTGAGGACTCCCTATGGAGAAGTGACCCTGCAGGAAAAGAAAATCATTCAGAAAAAGCTGTTTGAGCTGATGGAGCGCTTCACTGGTGTGCATCGGCAGAAGCTCGCATGGCTGTGTGAAGATCTGGGGTTAGTAGACCTCGATCTGAAACGGCTGGGTGGTTCGTGGAAGTGGACGAGAGTGGACGCAGCCTACAATCTGGGGGTAATGCGCTCCCAGCGCGCCGTCCCTGGCTTGCTGCAGCTGTTAGAAAAACTCGACTATGATCCCAGCCTGTTTATCGTTGCCCGTGCGGTAGCCAAATGTGCGCGGAACGGGAATGATCTGGATGAAATGGTGCGGCAGCTCGTCAAGCATCGAAAAAACTTCCATCCGCTGATAGTTGATATCCTCAGCGAATCAGAGGTGGACACGGGTCCATTGTACGTTGCCTTTTTGCAGGAGGCAGATACGGATCTGGTCGAGATTGGTCTGATCGGTTTGTCCGTAAACAATCAATCCAATCTGGAACCGTATTTGCACAAGCTCGTTCATGCAAAGGAAAAAGAGGTGCGAATCAAGGCAGTCAAGCTGATGTGCAAGGATTCTCGCCTGCTGACAGACAAACGAGTACGGGAGTTTTTTGCTCACCAGGATTGGGAGATTCGGGCTGCCGTAGCAAAGTCGATTGGGACGCTGGGTCTTGCCGTCCACATTCCGCTGCTGAAAAAGGCAGTGGTCGATTCCAACTGGTGGGTCTGCCACCACAGTGCGCGCAGCCTGGCACAATTGAACATCGAAGGATTTCAGGCTCTTTGCGAGATTTTGCAAGAGGGGCGCTTTGGAAACCATGTGCAGTTGGCTCATCAGGTGGTGCAAGAAGAGCTTGCGAAAGGCAAACAGAAGCTAGACGATCAGGAAAAGCAACTGCAGTACAATCAAAAGTTGCATCTCTACCAGAGCTCGAGACGAAAGACGATTTCGACTGCGTAA
- a CDS encoding sensor domain-containing diguanylate cyclase, which yields MHEDFAVREAYARQLLDRYSQWLNRIEEVDRSEIEAVERELAGMLSEEDSTLHGNVMKQIGELHEKITEMLWISEHMKILHDLSHIFAKTFDEGEILWKAFELVSRVMRADAFFIAFFDEGDSEIRIPISIDSGINYGPLIVPYGQGMISRVVDTRQTIHIRTMRDEPSEPEMIRWGSPEIDTNTCIFVPLMLGNQVKGVISAQSYREFAYKKEHEELLKIIGFQVASAMETARLYERVYQMSFKDELTDLSNYRAFHNDLEKLMKKEDSSVVLIMLDSDNLKAVNDHYGHHSGDELIRRIAEALKSSTDKGDTVYRYAGDEFMLLSPGAKMEEAEEKVRAIREYLRTRPLVQDDCSIPVAVSVGIARFPDDADTADSLKRAADEALYRSKRKGKNCTTVYASD from the coding sequence ATGCATGAAGACTTCGCGGTAAGAGAAGCGTATGCACGGCAGTTGTTGGATCGATATAGCCAATGGCTGAACCGTATCGAAGAAGTGGATCGCTCTGAAATAGAAGCAGTAGAGCGCGAGCTTGCAGGGATGCTATCAGAAGAAGATAGTACGCTCCACGGCAATGTCATGAAGCAAATCGGGGAGTTGCATGAAAAGATCACCGAGATGCTGTGGATCTCAGAGCATATGAAAATATTGCACGACCTGAGCCATATTTTCGCCAAGACTTTTGATGAGGGCGAGATCTTGTGGAAAGCATTTGAGCTCGTTTCCAGAGTCATGCGCGCGGATGCTTTTTTCATCGCCTTTTTTGACGAAGGTGACAGTGAGATACGAATCCCGATCAGCATTGACAGTGGAATCAATTATGGCCCACTCATCGTTCCTTATGGTCAAGGGATGATTTCACGTGTAGTCGACACGAGACAGACGATCCACATCCGCACGATGAGAGATGAACCGAGTGAGCCGGAAATGATCCGTTGGGGTAGCCCGGAAATCGACACAAACACCTGTATTTTTGTGCCTCTGATGCTGGGGAATCAGGTGAAAGGCGTTATTTCGGCCCAATCCTATCGGGAGTTCGCTTACAAAAAAGAACATGAGGAGCTTTTGAAGATCATCGGCTTCCAGGTAGCCAGTGCGATGGAGACGGCGAGATTGTACGAGCGGGTATATCAGATGTCGTTTAAGGACGAGCTCACGGACCTAAGCAATTATCGCGCGTTTCACAACGACCTGGAAAAGCTGATGAAGAAGGAAGATTCTTCTGTAGTCCTGATCATGCTCGATTCGGATAATTTGAAAGCAGTGAACGATCACTACGGTCATCACTCTGGTGATGAGCTGATCCGGCGAATTGCGGAGGCACTAAAGTCGAGTACGGATAAAGGGGACACAGTGTACCGCTATGCAGGAGACGAGTTCATGCTACTTTCTCCAGGTGCCAAGATGGAGGAAGCGGAAGAAAAAGTACGAGCAATTCGGGAGTATTTGCGGACTCGTCCACTCGTTCAGGACGATTGCTCGATCCCGGTAGCTGTGAGCGTTGGAATCGCTCGCTTTCCTGATGATGCCGATACAGCTGATAGCCTGAAGCGGGCAGCAGATGAGGCGCTGTACCGCTCCAAGCGAAAGGGAAAGAATTGCACGACCGTGTATGCGAGTGATTAA
- the nhaC gene encoding Na+/H+ antiporter NhaC has product MNKSLSFSQSIWVLLAVFAILFPALFWGKVEPHMPLLLSTIAAAVLLRIFGVPWKQMEEGIVKGIQSAIAPILILCLIGILIGVWMMSGTVPTILDYGIAVIRPEYFTISALFLTIIVSTVTGSSFTTVSTVGVALMGVSTALGLDPLMTAGAIISGACFGDKMSPLSDTTNFAAAVADVPLMTHVKYMTHTALPALAAAAVFFGLQGQTVQVNLDAIQDIRLALEQHFTLGLVTLIPALVVLVCSVLRKPILPTLVFGIVSGVLVAALVQGVHSPVVWMEVMQKGFVSEIPNEAVKAIVNRGGLLSMTWSLALILIALSLGGLLQSSGVFQGLFAGLIQRIKRDGGMVGLAGSSSILVNVLTGEQYLSILLPGQMFRDAFVARHMAGKRLSRTLEDCGTLVNPLIPWGVSGAFFTSTLHVSTIDYLPYVPYLWLSPIITFLYAWRRQKA; this is encoded by the coding sequence ATGAACAAGTCTTTATCTTTTTCCCAAAGTATTTGGGTGCTGCTAGCTGTTTTTGCCATCTTGTTCCCTGCTCTCTTTTGGGGAAAGGTCGAACCACATATGCCGCTTCTTCTCTCTACCATCGCTGCCGCTGTTCTCTTGCGAATATTCGGTGTTCCCTGGAAGCAGATGGAGGAAGGCATCGTCAAAGGCATTCAGTCAGCCATTGCTCCCATCCTTATTCTCTGTCTGATCGGAATTTTGATCGGGGTCTGGATGATGAGTGGAACCGTCCCTACGATTCTTGATTATGGGATTGCTGTCATTCGCCCTGAATATTTCACGATCAGTGCGCTCTTTTTAACCATTATCGTCTCCACAGTCACAGGCAGTTCTTTCACAACGGTAAGTACCGTCGGAGTTGCCTTGATGGGCGTTTCTACTGCACTTGGTTTGGATCCACTCATGACTGCCGGAGCGATCATCTCGGGTGCCTGCTTTGGCGATAAAATGTCACCCCTGTCAGATACGACTAATTTTGCAGCCGCCGTGGCTGACGTTCCTCTGATGACGCACGTCAAGTACATGACACATACCGCCCTTCCTGCACTTGCTGCGGCCGCCGTATTCTTTGGTCTTCAGGGCCAGACCGTTCAGGTCAATCTGGATGCGATTCAGGACATCCGTCTGGCATTGGAGCAGCATTTCACGCTCGGTCTGGTGACCTTGATCCCAGCTCTGGTCGTTCTGGTCTGTTCCGTCCTGCGCAAGCCTATCTTACCTACGCTCGTATTCGGGATTGTCAGTGGTGTACTGGTAGCCGCTCTCGTGCAAGGCGTTCACTCACCTGTCGTGTGGATGGAAGTCATGCAAAAAGGCTTCGTCAGCGAAATTCCCAACGAAGCCGTCAAAGCTATTGTCAATCGCGGTGGATTGTTGTCGATGACCTGGTCGCTCGCGCTGATTCTCATCGCTCTGTCACTCGGGGGACTTCTCCAGTCGAGCGGCGTTTTCCAAGGTCTGTTTGCCGGTCTGATCCAGCGTATTAAGCGGGACGGTGGCATGGTTGGTTTGGCCGGCTCTTCTTCGATCCTGGTCAATGTCCTGACAGGTGAACAATACTTGTCCATCCTGCTGCCAGGTCAAATGTTTCGTGACGCATTCGTCGCTCGGCATATGGCAGGGAAAAGGTTGTCCCGGACATTGGAGGATTGCGGTACGCTGGTGAATCCGCTCATTCCGTGGGGCGTCAGTGGTGCGTTTTTCACCTCTACCCTGCATGTATCGACGATCGATTACTTGCCTTATGTACCTTACCTATGGCTCTCGCCTATCATTACGTTCCTGTACGCGTGGCGACGACAAAAAGCTTAA
- a CDS encoding DUF3870 domain-containing protein, whose translation MADHLGKNTVLTAGFAQIPKGTTLYEVSTMVGCVLIIDADHDVICDASFTFVMDKTSEFLVSLLLGKSVADGMQEITQVVQERFLAPGQGAVLQAIRAAALRYHEKKL comes from the coding sequence ATGGCTGACCATCTGGGTAAAAATACGGTTCTGACGGCGGGCTTTGCGCAAATCCCAAAAGGGACCACGCTGTATGAAGTATCGACAATGGTAGGATGTGTACTGATAATTGACGCGGATCACGATGTGATTTGCGATGCAAGCTTTACATTTGTCATGGACAAGACGAGCGAATTCCTGGTAAGTCTACTACTGGGAAAATCAGTAGCAGACGGCATGCAGGAAATTACGCAGGTCGTGCAAGAGCGTTTCCTGGCTCCGGGTCAGGGTGCCGTTTTGCAAGCGATCCGTGCTGCTGCCCTGCGATATCACGAGAAAAAATTGTAA
- a CDS encoding fumarate reductase flavoprotein subunit yields MSRYDHFTSDVLIVGAGLAGERAAIEAATQGLNVMILSLVPPRRSHSSAAQGGMQASLGNSTMGKGDNTDVHFADTVKGSDWGCDQDVARLFAETAPIAVRQMSAWGVPWNRVVAGTRMYDGKEIHEAPEKEGLIAARNFGGTAKWRTCYTADGTGHTLLYTMDSVVIKLGISVHDRTEVLSLIHDGTRCNGVVARCLRTGKLRVYTAKSTVMATGGYGRLYGASTNAIINEGNGMFVALETGVVPLGNMEAVQFHPTGIVPSWILITEGARGDGGYLLDKDLRRFMPDYEPNKKELASRDVVSRRIMQHIRKGYGVESAYGPHVWLDIRHLGEKHINTNLREIANISRNFTGIDPVHDLIPVRPTQHYSMGGIRTNIDGMAYGLEGLFALGEAACWDMHGFNRLGGNSLAETVVAGMVVGDKIAKYTKEASTHVSSAQIEEHVRFQEDRIQALIHCRNGKENVYELRHQMESILSENVGIFRSKEPLQNAVDQLHELHQRSFHIGLRSGGQGADPELASALRITGMMKLAYCIAGGALARTESRGSHYREDYPKRDDEHWLKRTLAYWPTGADRPVLKYEPVKITELPPGDRGYGEASAGAASAKR; encoded by the coding sequence ATGAGCCGATATGACCATTTCACTTCGGACGTACTGATTGTCGGAGCCGGGTTGGCTGGTGAACGTGCAGCCATCGAGGCGGCTACTCAGGGACTGAACGTCATGATCTTGAGCTTGGTCCCCCCCAGGCGATCCCACAGCTCTGCGGCTCAGGGCGGCATGCAAGCTTCACTCGGCAACAGCACCATGGGCAAAGGAGACAATACCGATGTTCATTTTGCCGATACGGTCAAAGGTTCCGATTGGGGGTGCGATCAGGATGTTGCCCGGCTCTTTGCCGAAACGGCTCCGATTGCCGTTCGGCAAATGTCAGCCTGGGGAGTTCCGTGGAACCGCGTTGTTGCAGGCACGCGTATGTATGACGGCAAAGAAATCCATGAAGCTCCGGAAAAAGAAGGACTGATTGCAGCCCGGAATTTCGGCGGAACAGCCAAATGGCGCACGTGCTATACAGCAGATGGTACAGGTCATACCCTTCTCTATACCATGGACAGTGTTGTCATCAAGCTGGGAATTTCCGTTCATGATCGAACTGAAGTTCTTTCTTTGATTCATGACGGCACTCGCTGCAACGGCGTAGTAGCCAGGTGTTTACGGACCGGAAAACTCCGGGTGTATACGGCAAAGTCTACCGTCATGGCGACAGGCGGATATGGCAGACTTTATGGCGCTTCCACCAACGCCATCATTAATGAAGGGAACGGCATGTTTGTCGCTTTGGAAACGGGGGTCGTTCCTCTCGGCAATATGGAGGCCGTTCAATTCCATCCCACAGGCATTGTCCCCTCATGGATTCTCATTACGGAAGGTGCGCGCGGCGATGGCGGATACCTGTTGGATAAGGATCTCCGCCGATTCATGCCTGATTATGAGCCGAATAAGAAAGAACTTGCCTCCCGGGATGTGGTATCGCGCCGCATCATGCAGCATATTCGGAAAGGATATGGCGTTGAAAGTGCTTACGGGCCCCATGTCTGGTTGGATATTCGGCATCTCGGCGAAAAGCACATCAATACCAATTTGCGGGAGATCGCCAATATTTCCCGTAATTTCACAGGAATAGACCCTGTTCATGATTTGATACCCGTTCGCCCGACTCAACATTACAGCATGGGCGGAATCCGTACCAATATTGACGGAATGGCTTATGGACTGGAAGGGTTATTTGCCTTGGGCGAAGCTGCTTGCTGGGATATGCACGGTTTTAACCGGTTGGGCGGAAATTCACTCGCGGAAACGGTCGTGGCCGGTATGGTTGTAGGTGATAAAATTGCCAAATACACGAAGGAAGCCTCCACTCATGTATCATCGGCGCAGATTGAAGAGCATGTGCGATTCCAGGAAGACCGCATCCAAGCATTGATCCATTGCCGCAACGGGAAAGAGAACGTCTATGAACTGCGCCATCAGATGGAGAGCATCCTTAGTGAAAACGTGGGGATTTTCCGTTCGAAGGAACCATTGCAAAATGCAGTGGATCAACTGCATGAACTACATCAGCGTTCCTTTCACATCGGCCTTCGCAGTGGTGGGCAGGGTGCCGATCCGGAGTTGGCTTCCGCGCTCAGAATCACAGGAATGATGAAGCTGGCTTATTGCATCGCCGGTGGAGCATTGGCGCGAACCGAAAGCCGAGGTAGCCACTACCGTGAGGACTATCCGAAAAGAGACGATGAACACTGGTTAAAACGGACTTTGGCCTATTGGCCGACTGGAGCCGACCGACCTGTGTTGAAATACGAACCTGTGAAAATTACCGAATTGCCTCCTGGTGACCGGGGATACGGCGAAGCAAGTGCAGGAGCAGCAAGCGCCAAACGGTGA
- a CDS encoding response regulator transcription factor: protein MSNLVPAFYQLLGEMEASQTSCGVILVTCKNLSKEGLEAIKVAFETDTPDVTAHYEYDKTKNILGVGLEGQKLSDTHFHALRVKDYLLEKHLLSGSMLIASFPESSRSSRQMLMRMMQDIKELEGFGEIHIYDPVTADGQEDQTSILLVNSDQTVNEFLTIYLQRKGYQVNVASDGMEGMQKFQEMMPDLVITDLNLPVINGYQLMERIKRTEKDYTSKIVILTDKRLEEDVQKSFALGASDYITKPFSPVELEARVKRLIS, encoded by the coding sequence ATGAGTAATCTCGTACCAGCTTTTTATCAGCTTCTCGGTGAAATGGAAGCGAGCCAAACATCGTGTGGGGTTATTTTAGTGACTTGCAAAAATCTCTCGAAAGAAGGGCTGGAAGCGATCAAAGTCGCTTTTGAAACGGATACACCTGATGTGACAGCCCACTATGAGTACGACAAAACGAAAAATATCTTAGGTGTGGGATTGGAGGGGCAAAAGCTGAGTGACACCCATTTTCACGCCTTGCGAGTCAAAGATTATTTGCTAGAAAAACATCTTCTGTCAGGCAGCATGCTAATCGCGAGCTTTCCCGAAAGCTCTCGCTCATCCAGGCAAATGCTCATGAGAATGATGCAGGACATCAAAGAACTGGAAGGCTTCGGGGAGATTCACATTTATGATCCGGTAACTGCAGACGGCCAAGAGGATCAGACAAGCATCCTGCTCGTCAATTCGGATCAAACCGTAAACGAATTTTTGACGATCTATCTGCAGCGCAAAGGCTATCAGGTAAACGTAGCCAGCGATGGGATGGAGGGGATGCAGAAGTTTCAGGAAATGATGCCGGATTTGGTTATTACCGATCTGAATCTGCCAGTGATCAATGGCTATCAGCTGATGGAGCGCATCAAGCGTACTGAAAAAGACTACACCAGCAAAATCGTCATTCTTACAGATAAGCGACTGGAAGAGGATGTCCAAAAATCATTTGCTCTTGGTGCATCTGACTATATCACCAAGCCATTTTCCCCAGTGGAGCTGGAAGCAAGGGTAAAACGGCTGATTTCATAA
- a CDS encoding fumarate reductase iron-sulfur subunit: MGHRQLTFHIFRYNPEIPKEKPATVSYVLQEETGMTLFIALNKIREEQDPTLKYDFVCRAGICGSCGMLINGKPTLACRTLTKDLPADITLMPLPVFKLLGDLSVDTGTWFRDVSLRTEAWVHTEKSFDPHSQEERMDNETALNIYEAERCIECGCCIGGCATANIKPNFIGAAGVNRVARFMADPRDERNEQEYFDVVGSEDGIFGCIGLMACDDNCPIGIPLQGQLAYVRRKMAVAGWKR; encoded by the coding sequence ATGGGTCATCGGCAATTGACGTTTCATATCTTTCGCTACAACCCGGAAATTCCAAAAGAGAAACCTGCCACCGTGTCCTATGTCTTGCAGGAAGAAACGGGTATGACGTTATTTATTGCTCTCAATAAAATTCGCGAAGAACAGGATCCTACATTGAAATATGATTTTGTTTGTCGTGCAGGCATTTGCGGCTCTTGCGGTATGTTGATCAATGGCAAACCCACCTTGGCCTGCAGGACATTGACCAAGGATTTACCAGCGGATATTACCCTCATGCCCCTCCCCGTCTTCAAGCTTCTTGGCGATTTATCGGTGGATACAGGTACGTGGTTTCGGGATGTTTCACTGCGGACAGAAGCCTGGGTACATACCGAAAAATCCTTTGATCCTCATTCACAGGAAGAACGGATGGACAATGAAACAGCATTGAACATCTATGAAGCGGAACGTTGCATCGAATGCGGATGTTGCATTGGCGGTTGCGCCACCGCCAACATCAAGCCGAACTTTATTGGGGCCGCAGGTGTCAACCGTGTAGCGCGGTTTATGGCTGATCCCCGGGACGAACGGAATGAACAGGAGTACTTCGATGTCGTCGGGTCAGAAGACGGTATTTTTGGCTGCATTGGCCTGATGGCATGCGATGATAATTGTCCGATTGGAATCCCCCTGCAGGGGCAGCTCGCATATGTCCGCAGGAAAATGGCAGTTGCCGGTTGGAAGCGGTGA
- a CDS encoding NAD(P)/FAD-dependent oxidoreductase yields the protein MYDVIIIGGGPAGASAAIYTARGNLKTLVIDKAPGTGALALTHKIANYPGVEGELSGKELLDKMRRQAEGFGAEFIQTTISAVDVEDDVKAVFTANGTFEAKAVVVATGSKGRNRMLPGEEELLGRGVSTCATCDGAFYEGKHVAVIGDTEEAVEEAHALTKFADRITFLVPRADLQGIEETPELPNTEIFFRTRPLEIVGKNSVEGLRIRSAEGKEEMLDVDGVFVFLSGSKPGTDFLDGQVPLDDEGFMILDEFMQSSVPGVFGAGEVRKTPVKQAVVAAADGAIAAMAVDRYINKRSKIVPQYK from the coding sequence ATGTATGATGTGATCATAATCGGCGGAGGACCGGCAGGAGCATCCGCTGCCATCTACACAGCCCGGGGAAATTTGAAAACGCTGGTAATCGACAAGGCACCCGGTACAGGTGCGCTTGCCCTGACCCATAAAATAGCTAATTATCCCGGCGTGGAAGGCGAGCTCTCGGGAAAAGAATTGCTCGATAAGATGCGCAGACAAGCGGAGGGCTTTGGTGCTGAGTTTATCCAGACAACCATTTCTGCGGTAGATGTGGAAGATGACGTGAAAGCGGTCTTCACTGCGAATGGTACGTTTGAAGCCAAAGCGGTCGTCGTTGCAACTGGTTCCAAAGGACGTAATCGCATGCTTCCCGGAGAAGAGGAATTGCTTGGTCGCGGCGTCAGTACATGCGCGACTTGCGACGGTGCTTTCTATGAAGGAAAACACGTTGCGGTCATCGGCGATACGGAAGAAGCCGTAGAAGAAGCACATGCGCTTACAAAATTTGCTGATCGCATCACTTTCCTTGTCCCACGTGCGGATCTGCAAGGGATAGAAGAAACACCAGAGCTGCCTAACACAGAAATTTTCTTCCGTACGCGCCCGTTGGAAATTGTCGGTAAGAATTCGGTAGAAGGGCTTCGGATTCGCTCTGCGGAAGGAAAGGAAGAGATGCTCGATGTTGATGGCGTCTTTGTTTTCCTCTCTGGAAGCAAGCCAGGTACTGATTTTCTGGATGGACAGGTTCCCTTGGATGACGAAGGCTTCATGATTTTGGATGAGTTTATGCAGTCATCGGTTCCAGGTGTATTCGGAGCCGGAGAAGTGCGCAAGACTCCTGTCAAGCAAGCGGTTGTGGCTGCAGCAGACGGAGCTATTGCAGCGATGGCTGTGGACCGATATATTAATAAACGATCCAAAATCGTTCCACAATACAAATAA